The following are encoded together in the Roseivirga misakiensis genome:
- a CDS encoding carbon-nitrogen hydrolase family protein has protein sequence MNRNVTIGVVQSAPEYLDVKKSLGKVESLLKEAADQGAQLVSFGETWFTGYPAWIDYCDEYAKWDFRPTKEVFAKTYENSLDVNGSEVAQIGKWAKELGLSIVMGINEKVPTGPGNGTIYNSLLTWNEKGILANHHRKLMPTHTERLLYGQGDGAGLKPVDTAIGRVGGLICWEHWMPLTRQTMHNAGEDIHIAVWPKVHEMLQIATRSYAFEGRCFAVGVGQIMRVKDIPDVLNLPAELADKPDHLLLNGGSCIVGPDGHYVMEPIWDKEGVFTAEVDLHRCKEEKMALDVTGHYQRNDVFHLDVNKSRR, from the coding sequence ATGAACAGAAATGTGACCATTGGGGTGGTGCAATCAGCACCAGAATACCTGGACGTAAAGAAGTCTTTAGGAAAGGTAGAATCTTTATTGAAAGAGGCTGCTGATCAGGGAGCTCAGTTAGTCAGTTTCGGTGAAACTTGGTTTACAGGGTATCCGGCTTGGATTGATTACTGCGATGAGTATGCGAAATGGGACTTTAGACCTACCAAAGAGGTTTTTGCCAAAACTTATGAAAATAGCCTAGACGTAAACGGATCTGAAGTAGCACAGATTGGAAAGTGGGCTAAAGAATTAGGATTGAGTATCGTAATGGGCATAAATGAAAAAGTGCCCACTGGCCCTGGTAACGGTACAATTTATAATAGCCTGCTTACTTGGAATGAAAAAGGTATTCTTGCCAACCACCACCGTAAGCTGATGCCTACACATACCGAAAGGCTCTTATACGGACAAGGTGACGGCGCTGGGTTAAAACCTGTGGATACGGCGATAGGTCGTGTTGGCGGGCTTATATGTTGGGAACATTGGATGCCACTTACTCGACAAACCATGCACAATGCCGGAGAAGACATACATATTGCTGTTTGGCCAAAGGTGCATGAAATGCTACAAATCGCTACGCGTTCCTATGCTTTTGAAGGGCGTTGTTTTGCAGTTGGCGTTGGACAAATAATGCGGGTGAAGGATATTCCTGATGTTCTTAACCTTCCAGCCGAATTGGCTGACAAACCAGACCACCTTTTACTAAATGGTGGAAGTTGTATCGTTGGACCTGACGGGCATTATGTTATGGAACCTATTTGGGATAAAGAGGGAGTCTTTACCGCAGAAGTCGACCTGCACCGATGCAAGGAAGAAAAAATGGCCTTAGATGTTACTGGTCATTATCAGCGCAATGATGTTTTTCATCTCGATGTGAACAAGAGCAGAAGATGA
- a CDS encoding DUF4097 family beta strand repeat-containing protein yields MKTIISALVIGAMAYPLSAQQIDVQVDVKSIEASVEEMAEIAVENVFESLGQVKVKNKGKAELQEQSTQEIDIPLSRPGERGFLDLATRNGRLKVTGYDGATVKVKVIKYGKKIDKNKTKNGLRLVSNGGFNFDASENNNRVKVDSDGWNTRVDFEVQVPRNFDLKLDTYNNGYIDVDGVNGEFDMESYNGPITMTNIGGAVSASTYNGSIKVAFNEVTPDTPMSFETYNGDVDISVPDGTKLSAKMKTNRDIYTDFESFTLSQPEPETNKSDSRGGFSIKFDNWVQGDLNGGGPSVTMKTRNGNVYIRKN; encoded by the coding sequence ATGAAAACAATAATTAGTGCTTTGGTGATTGGTGCAATGGCTTATCCATTATCAGCACAGCAGATCGACGTTCAGGTTGATGTAAAATCGATCGAGGCAAGCGTTGAAGAAATGGCTGAGATAGCTGTGGAAAATGTCTTTGAAAGTTTGGGGCAAGTAAAGGTTAAGAATAAAGGTAAGGCTGAGTTACAGGAGCAGTCTACGCAAGAAATAGATATACCGCTTTCAAGACCTGGAGAACGAGGTTTCTTGGATCTAGCTACTAGAAATGGAAGATTGAAGGTGACGGGTTATGATGGTGCAACTGTGAAAGTAAAAGTCATCAAGTACGGTAAAAAGATCGATAAGAATAAGACCAAAAATGGTCTACGCCTTGTGAGTAATGGTGGTTTTAACTTTGATGCCTCAGAAAACAACAATCGGGTAAAGGTGGACAGCGATGGATGGAATACCAGAGTTGATTTTGAAGTACAAGTACCTCGAAATTTCGACTTAAAACTAGACACCTATAACAACGGATACATTGATGTGGATGGTGTGAATGGTGAGTTCGATATGGAAAGCTACAACGGCCCGATTACCATGACTAATATCGGTGGAGCGGTGTCAGCTTCAACTTATAATGGATCGATTAAGGTCGCTTTCAATGAAGTGACACCAGATACGCCAATGAGTTTTGAAACATACAATGGTGATGTAGACATTTCAGTCCCTGATGGCACCAAGTTGTCAGCTAAAATGAAAACAAATAGAGACATATATACCGATTTTGAATCATTCACCTTATCCCAACCAGAACCTGAGACTAACAAAAGCGATAGCAGAGGAGGGTTTAGCATTAAGTTCGATAACTGGGTACAAGGCGATTTAAATGGCGGCGGTCCAAGTGTTACGATGAAAACCAGAAACGGAAACGTTTACATCCGCAAGAACTAA
- the rplM gene encoding 50S ribosomal protein L13, with amino-acid sequence MDTLSYKTISANKATADKQWVVVDADSKVLGRLASEVAKMIRGKNKPSYTPHVDCGDNVIVINADKVRMTGKKWTDRVYFSYTGYPGGQKSTTPRQLKEKSSTLLVERAVRGMLPKNRLGRTLFTNLFVYEGTEHPHEAQQPKAVEI; translated from the coding sequence GTGGATACGCTAAGTTATAAGACAATATCGGCCAACAAAGCAACTGCAGATAAGCAGTGGGTTGTAGTAGATGCCGATTCAAAAGTATTAGGTAGGCTGGCAAGTGAAGTAGCCAAGATGATTAGAGGAAAAAATAAGCCTAGCTATACTCCTCACGTTGATTGCGGTGATAATGTAATTGTTATCAATGCAGACAAAGTAAGGATGACAGGTAAGAAATGGACTGACAGAGTTTATTTTTCTTACACAGGTTATCCTGGGGGGCAAAAGTCAACCACACCAAGACAGCTTAAAGAGAAATCTTCTACGCTTTTAGTGGAAAGAGCTGTAAGAGGTATGTTGCCTAAGAATAGATTAGGAAGAACCTTGTTCACTAATTTATTTGTATATGAAGGAACAGAGCATCCACATGAAGCTCAACAACCAAAAGCAGTAGAAATATAA
- a CDS encoding HEAT repeat domain-containing protein produces the protein MEEQYMSLITEYIDGSLSEESRKEFDAYVTEGHIDMHEVEALAELQGKMITAPEPIPTDAMSEGFYSQLNAAKVEQSTDSGASKWEVLWQMILGTNRGRLAFGMAVLVFGIVIGRTLTGSFYQNQLTDLSAQMVDMKEMMMMTMLEEESVTKRLKGVQMSSELVSTNAEVTDAMFMTLNSDESTNVRMAALNLLAQYADDPAIREGLINSISQQESPLMQVALAELMVELQESKAVSEFKNIIEGEYTPEEVKTTLRESVNKIM, from the coding sequence ATGGAAGAGCAGTACATGTCATTGATAACAGAATATATCGACGGTAGTCTTTCCGAAGAAAGTAGGAAAGAGTTTGATGCCTATGTCACTGAGGGGCATATCGATATGCACGAGGTAGAAGCATTAGCCGAACTTCAGGGTAAAATGATAACTGCTCCTGAACCAATACCGACTGATGCCATGAGCGAAGGCTTTTATAGCCAATTAAATGCCGCAAAAGTGGAACAAAGCACGGATAGTGGAGCATCGAAGTGGGAGGTTTTATGGCAAATGATTCTGGGTACTAATAGAGGGCGATTAGCTTTTGGAATGGCAGTGCTTGTTTTTGGAATTGTGATTGGAAGAACTTTAACAGGCTCATTTTATCAGAATCAACTAACCGATCTTTCGGCACAAATGGTTGATATGAAAGAAATGATGATGATGACCATGCTTGAAGAGGAGTCTGTAACAAAGAGATTGAAAGGTGTCCAAATGAGTAGTGAACTTGTAAGTACAAACGCGGAAGTAACAGATGCTATGTTTATGACACTAAATAGTGATGAGAGTACTAATGTACGGATGGCTGCATTGAATTTATTAGCACAGTACGCCGATGATCCAGCGATAAGAGAGGGCTTGATTAATAGTATCAGTCAACAAGAATCTCCGCTGATGCAAGTGGCATTGGCCGAGCTAATGGTTGAATTGCAAGAGTCAAAAGCTGTAAGTGAATTTAAAAATATTATAGAAGGAGAGTATACGCCTGAAGAGGTGAAGACAACGTTGCGTGAGAGTGTGAACAAGATCATGTAA
- a CDS encoding LolA family protein: protein MKRGFSILVLLLIATSIQAQDAGGRLMAILEKYGQVPTYKLNVVYESVNDRMGFSNTQNGVLVVDGDKYIMTFGPNETWLNDGKTEYIGTKEEDHSQILYFCPGQNTEAIINFGAMTTFFTKDHKGVIEGSNIRLRPNNEMPYVEVYVETENGNLTAITATDDFGTAHKFILSNFSTNTAGTKFVINPKEYEETIDERKGCK from the coding sequence ATGAAAAGAGGTTTCTCTATACTCGTCTTATTACTAATTGCCACATCTATTCAAGCGCAGGATGCTGGTGGAAGGTTAATGGCCATTCTTGAAAAATATGGTCAAGTGCCCACTTACAAATTGAATGTGGTATATGAGTCAGTGAACGACAGAATGGGATTTAGCAATACACAAAACGGTGTGTTGGTGGTAGACGGTGATAAGTATATCATGACATTTGGACCTAATGAGACTTGGTTGAATGATGGTAAAACTGAATATATAGGGACTAAAGAAGAGGATCATTCACAAATACTCTATTTCTGTCCGGGCCAGAATACCGAAGCGATCATCAATTTTGGCGCAATGACTACATTTTTCACAAAGGATCACAAAGGTGTTATTGAGGGATCAAATATTAGATTGAGACCAAATAACGAGATGCCTTACGTTGAAGTTTATGTGGAAACTGAAAATGGAAATCTAACTGCAATCACGGCCACTGATGATTTTGGAACTGCGCATAAGTTCATATTATCCAACTTCAGCACTAATACAGCTGGAACTAAGTTTGTCATAAACCCGAAAGAGTACGAGGAAACCATTGACGAAAGAAAAGGCTGTAAATAA
- the rpsI gene encoding 30S ribosomal protein S9, which yields MDVINTIGRRKTSVARLYMQSGNGDILVNGKTVQDYFNSDVLEIIVKQPLEKVEQTGNFDIKINVDGGGPTGQAEAIRLAISRALCEVDAEFRPALKSEGFMTRDPRMVERKKPGRRKARRSFQFSKR from the coding sequence ATGGACGTAATCAATACAATAGGAAGAAGAAAGACATCTGTAGCAAGACTATATATGCAGTCAGGTAATGGCGATATTTTAGTGAACGGCAAAACAGTTCAAGACTACTTTAACTCAGATGTTTTAGAAATTATCGTGAAGCAACCTTTAGAGAAGGTAGAGCAAACAGGAAATTTCGATATTAAAATCAATGTTGATGGTGGTGGACCAACTGGTCAGGCGGAAGCAATTAGACTAGCAATTTCTAGAGCTCTTTGCGAAGTTGATGCTGAGTTCAGACCTGCATTGAAATCTGAAGGTTTTATGACACGTGACCCAAGAATGGTAGAGCGTAAGAAGCCAGGAAGAAGAAAAGCGAGAAGATCATTCCAATTCTCGAAACGTTAA
- a CDS encoding DUF6503 family protein has translation MSKFLYFLLAITLVSACTSTQEKPKTEEVKSQVQTIIDKSIEYHQMGNLDNTSFSLTFRDIDYTYKNEKGLYEYTRTQIDSTGATVIDRMDNDTLRRTVNGVEPEITDEKRAAYTRSVNSVIYFFRLPFGLNDPAVNKIYVGETNIKGKAYHEVKVTFAQEGGGEDYDDVFLYWFDKEDYSMDYLAYLYHTDEGGMRFREAINPRRVNGMLIQDYVNYKPENEDIDIMTIDELFNENKLVELSKIINENVVIN, from the coding sequence ATGTCGAAATTTCTATACTTTCTATTGGCTATCACGCTAGTTTCTGCGTGTACCTCAACGCAGGAAAAACCAAAAACTGAAGAGGTTAAATCGCAGGTCCAAACTATCATTGATAAGTCCATCGAGTATCATCAAATGGGCAACCTTGATAATACTTCATTCTCACTTACTTTTAGAGATATAGATTACACTTACAAAAACGAAAAGGGTTTGTATGAATATACCAGAACCCAAATTGACTCAACTGGGGCTACTGTAATTGATAGAATGGACAACGATACACTGCGCCGTACTGTAAACGGTGTAGAACCTGAAATTACTGATGAAAAAAGAGCAGCTTATACTAGATCCGTCAATTCGGTAATCTACTTTTTCAGACTTCCATTTGGCTTAAATGATCCGGCAGTAAATAAGATTTATGTCGGTGAAACGAATATTAAAGGCAAGGCTTACCACGAAGTGAAAGTCACTTTTGCTCAAGAAGGTGGCGGTGAAGATTATGATGATGTCTTTCTTTATTGGTTTGATAAGGAAGATTATAGCATGGATTACCTAGCTTATTTATACCATACTGATGAGGGTGGCATGCGTTTTCGAGAGGCGATTAACCCAAGAAGGGTAAATGGTATGCTCATTCAGGATTACGTCAACTACAAACCCGAAAATGAGGACATTGACATTATGACCATAGATGAACTTTTCAACGAAAACAAACTCGTTGAACTTTCAAAAATCATTAATGAAAATGTGGTGATCAACTGA
- the rpsB gene encoding 30S ribosomal protein S2 — protein MSKITNKDLLDAGVHFGHLTRKWDPRMAPYIFMEKNGIHIIDLNKTLNSLEEASNAVRSIVRSGRKVMFVATKKQARAIVSEEAQRLNMPFVTERWLGGMLTNFATMRKSLKKLAGIDKLMKDESFKVLAKRERLMKTREKAKLERLLGGITDLTRLPAALFVIDVKREHIAVAEAKKLNIPVFALCDTNSDPTQVDFAIPGNDDAFKSIEIITKAFGKAIEEGLSSRKEDKEQKERERAEEEKKAVDQATDKQDA, from the coding sequence ATGTCAAAAATTACTAACAAAGACTTACTTGATGCTGGTGTTCACTTTGGGCACTTGACGAGAAAGTGGGATCCACGTATGGCACCGTATATCTTCATGGAGAAGAACGGTATTCATATCATCGATCTTAATAAAACCCTTAACAGCCTCGAAGAAGCATCAAATGCTGTTAGGAGCATCGTTCGTTCCGGAAGGAAAGTGATGTTTGTAGCGACTAAGAAACAAGCTAGAGCTATCGTTTCTGAAGAAGCGCAAAGATTAAATATGCCATTTGTAACCGAAAGATGGTTAGGTGGTATGTTAACCAACTTTGCTACCATGAGAAAATCGTTGAAGAAATTAGCGGGTATCGACAAGCTAATGAAAGACGAAAGCTTCAAGGTATTGGCAAAGCGTGAGCGTTTAATGAAGACGCGTGAAAAAGCAAAGCTTGAAAGATTATTAGGCGGTATTACTGACCTAACAAGACTACCAGCTGCACTTTTCGTGATCGACGTTAAGAGAGAGCACATTGCAGTAGCAGAAGCCAAGAAATTGAATATTCCTGTTTTTGCTTTATGTGATACTAACTCTGATCCTACGCAGGTTGACTTCGCTATTCCAGGAAATGATGATGCATTCAAATCTATTGAAATCATCACTAAGGCTTTCGGAAAAGCTATAGAAGAGGGTTTATCTTCTCGTAAAGAAGATAAAGAGCAGAAGGAGAGAGAAAGAGCGGAAGAAGAGAAGAAAGCTGTAGATCAGGCAACTGATAAACAAGACGCATAA
- a CDS encoding RNA polymerase sigma factor has protein sequence MLKVKAGQIDQLGLLFERHNRPLYGFFYRLTSDGAVSEDLVQNVFIRMMKYSHTYKGDGKFTTWMYHMARNLFADHYKKQKKMGYKEDPEVTDKYFRDEFNAEEQRIKQEQLDILQTALSRLTPEKREVLVLSKYQGMRYQDIAEILEITESAVKVRIFRALKDLKVHYEKLDFVNSK, from the coding sequence ATGCTCAAGGTCAAGGCTGGCCAAATTGATCAACTTGGATTGCTTTTCGAGCGTCACAATAGGCCCCTTTATGGGTTCTTTTATCGCTTGACCTCTGACGGCGCCGTTAGTGAAGATCTTGTGCAAAATGTGTTTATCAGAATGATGAAATATAGTCATACCTATAAGGGGGATGGAAAGTTTACGACTTGGATGTATCATATGGCTCGAAACCTATTTGCTGACCATTACAAAAAGCAAAAGAAAATGGGGTACAAGGAAGATCCAGAAGTGACTGATAAATATTTCAGAGATGAATTTAATGCAGAAGAACAAAGGATTAAGCAGGAGCAGTTGGATATACTCCAAACGGCTCTAAGCAGGCTAACCCCTGAAAAGCGTGAAGTATTGGTATTGAGCAAATATCAGGGCATGCGATATCAGGACATTGCTGAAATTCTAGAAATCACAGAGAGTGCTGTTAAAGTCCGAATTTTTAGGGCTTTAAAAGACCTTAAGGTGCATTATGAAAAGCTAGATTTTGTGAATTCAAAATGA
- a CDS encoding MBL fold metallo-hydrolase has translation MKAPYSTLNLEPLVALFLFLCISSCQPKAEYQETDLPIDEPFLIVLGVAQDAGYPQAGQQKEWQLIKEGKAKKAYAVSLGLIDPKTKQRWLIEATPDFKEQLQLMDQISTTDSYPYDGIFLTHAHIGHYTGLMHLGREAMGAQSTAVYAMPKMSEFLRNNGPWSQLVVLDNINIKPLSNGNVTEIGAFRVTPLIVPHRDEFSETVGFKIESNGKSILFIPDIDKWEKWDMDIKAVIKTVDAALLDASFFKNGEIPGRDMSEIPHPFVEESMALFENLNAQEKRKIHFIHFNHTNPLLFPNSPEHKSVLEAGFQVARPGQLFTFD, from the coding sequence ATGAAAGCACCTTATTCAACCTTAAACTTAGAGCCTTTAGTGGCTCTTTTTTTATTCCTATGTATTTCATCTTGCCAACCGAAAGCTGAATACCAAGAGACCGACTTACCAATTGATGAGCCATTTTTAATTGTACTTGGAGTAGCTCAAGATGCAGGTTATCCGCAAGCAGGCCAGCAAAAAGAGTGGCAACTCATTAAGGAAGGAAAGGCTAAAAAAGCGTATGCAGTTTCACTAGGTCTAATTGACCCTAAGACTAAACAACGTTGGCTTATAGAAGCTACTCCGGACTTTAAAGAGCAGCTTCAGCTTATGGATCAAATCTCCACCACCGATTCATACCCCTATGACGGCATCTTTTTGACACACGCACATATTGGACATTACACGGGTTTAATGCATTTGGGAAGGGAAGCTATGGGGGCACAAAGCACCGCGGTATATGCGATGCCTAAAATGTCTGAATTCCTAAGAAATAATGGCCCTTGGAGTCAGCTAGTTGTATTAGATAACATTAATATAAAGCCGCTTTCAAATGGAAATGTGACAGAAATCGGGGCATTTCGTGTTACACCCTTAATCGTGCCTCATCGGGATGAATTCAGTGAAACGGTAGGCTTTAAAATCGAATCAAATGGGAAATCAATCCTATTTATTCCTGACATTGATAAGTGGGAAAAATGGGATATGGACATTAAGGCAGTTATCAAAACAGTTGATGCAGCATTACTAGATGCCTCCTTTTTCAAAAATGGCGAAATACCGGGTAGAGATATGAGTGAAATTCCTCACCCTTTCGTTGAGGAGAGCATGGCCTTGTTTGAAAATTTAAATGCTCAAGAAAAACGAAAAATTCACTTTATACACTTTAATCATACAAACCCACTGCTTTTCCCCAATAGCCCTGAACACAAGTCAGTATTGGAAGCTGGTTTTCAAGTGGCTAGACCCGGACAACTCTTCACGTTTGATTGA
- a CDS encoding DUF4440 domain-containing protein, producing MRIVYFLSALLLCHSALAQNNEQEAINKDVWNNFMQAYQDLDASLFNQIHTDDVMRLTLDNKRLLVGQDYKDRNLENFNRWNSQRLQQRIEFSFYDRIQKGNAAYEVGIYKLTRYQGGKARSFYGKFNVVLRKIKGIWKIQMDSDTNPNDSIGESDFQKGKILEY from the coding sequence ATGAGGATAGTATATTTTTTAAGTGCGCTATTGTTGTGCCATAGTGCACTTGCTCAGAATAACGAGCAAGAGGCCATCAATAAGGACGTGTGGAACAACTTTATGCAGGCCTATCAAGATTTGGATGCCAGTCTCTTTAATCAAATCCATACGGATGATGTAATGCGGTTAACTCTTGATAATAAACGCTTATTAGTTGGACAAGATTATAAGGATAGAAATCTAGAAAACTTTAATCGCTGGAACTCCCAACGTCTACAACAGAGAATAGAATTTAGCTTCTACGATCGAATTCAAAAAGGCAATGCCGCTTACGAAGTTGGTATTTACAAGTTAACACGGTATCAGGGTGGTAAGGCGCGATCTTTTTACGGCAAATTCAACGTTGTACTTCGGAAAATAAAAGGCATATGGAAGATTCAGATGGATTCAGACACCAATCCAAATGACTCTATTGGGGAATCTGACTTCCAAAAAGGTAAGATATTGGAATACTAA
- a CDS encoding DUF4097 family beta strand repeat-containing protein has translation MKRIINIALLMMLSIGALIAQRDSETITKSLKVKDNSKEFWFAVCNINGNVDVEAYSGNTIEIELKKQISARSADNVRAGMEEVKMLISEGDDFAKVNFEFPDQKIREKDDPLDCGWDWNGNRRKSRYSYLLDYKIKVPNGISVKISTVNEGDVSIRNVEGEIYAGNVNGDITLINIESNTKASTVNGVIEAVYTKMPSEFGSFNTVNGDILLEVPSKSSGVYNFQTQWGKVYSDLDFDSKVAPKVMKTSSGKGTKYKISNSNGYQMGKGGPSMEFETLNGDIRIRKK, from the coding sequence ATGAAAAGAATAATAAATATAGCGCTCTTAATGATGTTATCTATTGGTGCACTGATCGCCCAGAGAGATAGCGAAACAATCACTAAGAGCCTCAAGGTTAAGGATAACTCCAAGGAGTTTTGGTTTGCCGTTTGCAACATTAATGGCAATGTCGATGTGGAGGCATATAGTGGAAATACGATTGAAATCGAGCTAAAGAAGCAAATTTCTGCTCGAAGTGCTGATAACGTTAGGGCTGGGATGGAAGAAGTAAAGATGCTAATCAGCGAAGGCGATGACTTTGCTAAAGTGAACTTCGAATTTCCAGATCAAAAGATTAGAGAGAAAGATGATCCGTTGGACTGTGGATGGGATTGGAATGGGAATAGAAGGAAATCTAGATATTCCTACCTGCTAGATTATAAAATTAAAGTCCCGAATGGCATCAGTGTGAAAATTTCAACCGTCAATGAAGGAGACGTGAGTATCCGAAATGTTGAGGGTGAGATTTATGCAGGCAATGTTAATGGTGACATTACCTTGATAAATATTGAAAGTAACACAAAAGCCAGTACGGTTAACGGTGTAATTGAAGCTGTATATACCAAGATGCCATCAGAATTTGGGAGCTTTAATACCGTGAATGGCGATATTCTATTGGAAGTACCAAGTAAGTCAAGTGGAGTATATAATTTCCAAACACAATGGGGGAAGGTGTATAGTGACTTAGATTTTGACAGTAAAGTAGCGCCAAAAGTGATGAAAACATCATCTGGCAAGGGTACTAAATACAAGATTTCGAACTCGAATGGTTACCAAATGGGAAAAGGAGGACCATCAATGGAATTTGAAACGCTGAATGGAGATATCCGCATAAGAAAAAAGTAA
- a CDS encoding mechanosensitive ion channel family protein produces MMEFDFEKYYDQAVELIMQRGPKILLAILVLIIGLRLIKFVVKLLNKTFETRNIDVTLRPFISNLINWILKVLLIVTVADMIGIENTSFVAIIGAAGLAIGFALQGTLANFAGGVLILIFKPFKVGDLIEGQGHLGVVEEIEIFVTKILTPDNRLVIIPNGALSNGSLKNLTAKDSVRVDLTIGIAYDENIKEARKLLLNVMSKHDKVVQDPAPFVGVSELADSAINLAVRPWCNPADYWDVYFDVLEGSKDALDEAGITIPFPQRDVHLYEHKA; encoded by the coding sequence ATGATGGAATTCGATTTCGAAAAATACTACGATCAAGCTGTAGAATTGATCATGCAACGTGGCCCAAAAATTCTCTTGGCCATTCTAGTCTTAATTATCGGCTTAAGACTTATAAAGTTCGTCGTAAAGCTACTGAACAAAACATTTGAAACACGTAACATCGATGTAACGCTTCGCCCATTTATCTCCAATTTAATTAACTGGATTCTTAAGGTCCTTTTAATCGTTACCGTTGCAGACATGATTGGTATCGAGAACACCTCTTTCGTAGCCATAATCGGTGCAGCTGGTTTAGCAATTGGTTTTGCTTTACAAGGCACGCTGGCCAATTTTGCAGGTGGTGTACTCATTCTAATCTTCAAGCCTTTTAAAGTTGGCGATTTAATCGAAGGCCAAGGACACTTAGGCGTGGTTGAAGAAATTGAAATCTTTGTCACCAAAATCTTAACTCCGGATAACAGATTAGTAATCATACCAAACGGTGCACTCTCAAATGGTAGTTTGAAAAACTTAACCGCCAAAGATAGCGTTCGGGTCGACCTAACGATTGGTATCGCTTATGATGAAAACATCAAAGAAGCTAGAAAGCTTTTACTCAATGTTATGAGCAAACATGATAAAGTTGTACAGGACCCTGCTCCTTTTGTTGGCGTATCTGAATTAGCGGATAGTGCAATCAACTTGGCTGTTCGCCCATGGTGTAACCCAGCCGATTATTGGGATGTATACTTCGATGTTTTAGAGGGTTCCAAAGACGCACTAGACGAAGCTGGCATTACCATACCATTCCCACAAAGAGATGTTCATTTATATGAACACAAAGCCTAA
- the tsf gene encoding translation elongation factor Ts — protein MAITAQEVNKLRQMTGAGMMDCKKALVEAEGDFDKAIELLRKKGQKLSEKRADRETKEGSVFVRTNDDASSAIMIAFTCETDFVAKNEDFQALGNEIADAAMANAPADLEALNAMSLGELSVQEKVTELLGKIGEKLAVTSYERLSAEKVASYIHSNGKLGVLVAMTGVGEGDVLEAGKDVGMQVAAMNPVALDKDGVDASVIEKEIEIGKEQARQEGKPEAILDKIAQGKLQKFFKENTLLSQSFVKEPKQSVAQYLDSVNKGLTVSAYKRVSIG, from the coding sequence ATGGCTATTACAGCACAAGAAGTTAACAAACTAAGACAAATGACCGGTGCCGGTATGATGGATTGTAAAAAGGCATTGGTAGAAGCTGAAGGCGACTTCGATAAAGCAATCGAACTTCTTAGAAAGAAAGGACAAAAACTTTCTGAGAAAAGAGCTGACAGAGAAACTAAAGAAGGTTCTGTTTTTGTGAGAACAAATGATGATGCATCAAGTGCTATCATGATTGCTTTTACTTGCGAAACTGACTTTGTGGCCAAAAATGAAGACTTCCAAGCATTAGGAAACGAGATCGCTGACGCGGCTATGGCTAACGCTCCAGCTGACCTTGAAGCACTTAATGCAATGAGCCTAGGCGAACTTAGTGTTCAAGAAAAAGTAACCGAACTACTTGGTAAAATTGGTGAAAAACTAGCTGTAACTTCTTACGAGCGTCTTTCTGCAGAAAAAGTAGCTTCTTATATCCACTCTAATGGAAAATTAGGCGTATTAGTGGCTATGACAGGTGTTGGCGAAGGTGACGTACTTGAGGCAGGTAAAGATGTAGGTATGCAAGTAGCTGCAATGAATCCTGTTGCTTTAGATAAAGACGGTGTTGATGCTTCAGTGATCGAAAAAGAAATTGAGATCGGAAAAGAGCAAGCACGTCAAGAAGGAAAGCCAGAAGCAATCCTTGATAAAATTGCACAAGGTAAACTACAGAAGTTCTTTAAAGAGAATACTTTATTGAGCCAGTCTTTTGTGAAAGAGCCTAAGCAGTCTGTGGCACAGTACTTAGATTCAGTAAATAAGGGTTTAACTGTTTCTGCATATAAGAGAGTATCTATCGGATAA